Proteins from one Clostridium cellulovorans 743B genomic window:
- a CDS encoding tRNA threonylcarbamoyladenosine dehydratase, whose amino-acid sequence MLNQFSRTELLFGKEAMEKLENSKVAVFGIGGVGGFVVEALVRGGVGEFELIDDDKVCLTNLNRQIIATRQTVGKYKAEVMKERILSINPKAKVTIHNSFFLPQNSDEFDFKSYSYIVDAIDTVTAKIELVMKSQELGIPIISCMGTGNKLDPTKLEVADIYKTTMCPLAKVMRHELKKRRVKRLKVVYSTEKPKRPIEDMAISCRANCICPPGAERKCTDRRDIPGSTSFVPSVAGLIIAGEVIKDITGVR is encoded by the coding sequence ATGTTAAATCAGTTTTCAAGAACAGAACTTTTATTTGGAAAAGAGGCAATGGAAAAATTAGAAAACTCCAAGGTAGCTGTATTTGGAATTGGCGGTGTTGGAGGGTTTGTAGTAGAAGCTTTAGTACGAGGTGGAGTTGGAGAATTTGAATTAATAGACGATGATAAGGTTTGTTTAACAAATTTAAACCGACAGATTATAGCTACTAGGCAAACTGTTGGAAAATACAAAGCAGAAGTTATGAAGGAGAGGATTTTATCTATTAATCCTAAGGCTAAGGTAACAATACACAATAGTTTCTTTTTGCCACAAAATTCAGATGAATTTGATTTTAAGTCATATAGTTATATTGTAGATGCTATTGATACAGTTACAGCAAAAATAGAACTGGTTATGAAATCTCAAGAACTTGGTATTCCGATTATTAGTTGCATGGGTACAGGGAATAAACTAGACCCTACGAAATTAGAGGTTGCAGATATATATAAAACCACTATGTGTCCTTTAGCGAAAGTAATGCGACATGAACTAAAGAAAAGAAGAGTAAAACGACTAAAGGTAGTATATTCTACAGAAAAACCTAAAAGACCTATAGAAGATATGGCTATAAGTTGTAGAGCAAATTGTATTTGTCCGCCAGGAGCAGAAAGGAAATGTACGGATAGAAGAGATATACCTGGAAGCACATCCTTTGTTCCATCTGTTGCAGGATTAATTATCGCTGGGGAAGTTATAAAAGATATTACAGGTGTTCGATAA
- a CDS encoding ABC transporter ATP-binding protein, with the protein MVIETENLSKIYKNNKGCKDISIAVPQGEIYGFLGPNGAGKSTFIKTIVGLLFPTSGTANILGKPIGDIEAKRKIGYLPELFKYQEWMTGLDLLSFHASLYKLDKKTSTKKIDEVLEIVNLKGAEKNKIGTYSKGMQQRIGIASALLCDPELLFLDEPTSALDPIGRKEVRDIMIELKNRGKTVFLNSHLLSEVEMVCDSAAIISKGTIIKQGKMNELLEGDTVLDIHAEDITNEILNKLEKIDEDVVFDGKNIKMHINQNRQIHDIASLIIAGGGKLYGLTPHRNSLEELFIKLVERGQE; encoded by the coding sequence TTGGTGATTGAGACAGAAAACCTTTCTAAAATATATAAGAATAATAAAGGTTGTAAAGATATAAGTATAGCTGTTCCTCAAGGCGAAATTTATGGATTTTTAGGTCCAAATGGTGCTGGTAAAAGTACCTTTATAAAAACTATTGTAGGATTACTATTTCCTACCTCAGGGACTGCAAATATACTAGGTAAACCCATTGGTGACATTGAAGCAAAGAGAAAAATAGGTTACTTACCTGAACTTTTTAAATATCAAGAATGGATGACAGGACTAGACCTCCTGTCCTTCCACGCTTCACTATATAAGCTAGATAAAAAGACTTCAACAAAAAAAATAGATGAAGTCCTTGAAATCGTCAATCTAAAAGGGGCTGAAAAGAATAAAATCGGAACCTACAGTAAAGGAATGCAACAGCGAATAGGCATTGCCAGTGCTCTCCTTTGCGATCCAGAACTTCTATTTTTAGATGAACCAACTTCTGCTCTAGACCCTATTGGCAGAAAAGAAGTTAGAGATATTATGATTGAATTAAAAAACAGAGGAAAAACTGTATTTTTAAATAGTCATCTTCTAAGTGAAGTAGAGATGGTATGTGATAGTGCAGCAATTATCAGTAAAGGAACCATCATAAAGCAAGGTAAAATGAATGAGCTCTTAGAAGGAGACACGGTTTTAGACATTCATGCTGAAGATATAACTAATGAAATTTTAAATAAGCTTGAAAAAATTGATGAAGATGTAGTTTTCGATGGGAAAAATATAAAAATGCATATAAACCAGAACCGACAAATACATGACATTGCATCATTAATTATAGCTGGTGGTGGAAAACTCTATGGTCTTACACCTCATAGAAATAGCTTGGAAGAGTTATTTATTAAGCTTGTTGAAAGGGGGCAAGAATAA
- a CDS encoding asparaginase, protein MEPLVALTRSNRIESIHAGYICITDSNNNVLYNIGDCKDKVFLRSAAKPFIATTFIKSGAMEQFDISEKELAIICSSHTGEDYHRETISSILNKIGVSEEDLKCGISAPYNKEMNERLIRKNERPSKLYNCCSGKHSGMLAACKALGLPIDSYNDKCHPLQKLILYNISKLLGCSEEDIILGIDGCTVPSFMITIQQISYLYALLADGGNTKEEYKDALTKIRNSMVAYPEMIDGYEEFYTELMGHSDKRMIAKVGDEGLYCVAVPEKKIGIVVKIVDGNERACYPVIIEVLKQLGIFTKTESKQLYNWAFTPLKNHVSDVIGYTLPVFNINKNQSNKNITIGQLLEFKGDNLWNN, encoded by the coding sequence TTGGAACCATTAGTAGCATTGACTAGGAGTAATAGGATTGAAAGCATACATGCCGGATATATATGTATAACAGACTCAAATAATAATGTTCTTTATAATATCGGGGATTGTAAAGATAAGGTTTTTTTAAGGTCAGCTGCTAAGCCATTTATAGCAACTACATTTATAAAATCAGGTGCAATGGAGCAGTTTGATATTAGTGAAAAAGAGTTAGCAATAATATGTTCATCTCATACTGGGGAAGATTATCATCGAGAAACTATCAGCTCAATATTAAATAAGATAGGAGTAAGTGAGGAAGACCTAAAGTGTGGAATAAGTGCTCCGTATAACAAAGAAATGAATGAAAGGCTTATTAGAAAAAATGAAAGACCATCTAAATTATATAATTGTTGTTCAGGGAAGCACTCAGGAATGCTTGCAGCTTGCAAGGCATTAGGGCTACCTATAGACAGTTATAATGATAAATGTCATCCCCTACAAAAGTTGATTTTATATAATATATCAAAGTTACTAGGTTGCTCAGAGGAAGATATTATTCTAGGTATAGACGGATGTACTGTTCCAAGTTTTATGATAACGATACAACAAATATCATATCTATACGCATTGTTAGCGGATGGAGGAAATACTAAGGAAGAATATAAAGATGCACTTACAAAGATACGTAATTCTATGGTGGCTTATCCTGAGATGATAGATGGGTATGAAGAATTTTATACAGAATTGATGGGTCACTCTGATAAAAGAATGATTGCAAAAGTAGGGGATGAAGGTCTATATTGTGTGGCAGTACCAGAAAAGAAAATTGGAATAGTAGTAAAAATAGTTGATGGCAACGAGAGGGCATGTTATCCCGTAATAATTGAAGTCCTAAAACAATTAGGGATATTTACAAAAACTGAGTCTAAACAATTATATAATTGGGCATTTACACCATTGAAAAATCATGTGAGTGATGTGATTGGCTACACTTTGCCAGTATTTAACATTAATAAAAATCAATCCAATAAAAACATAACTATTGGACAGTTATTAGAATTTAAGGGAGATAATTTATGGAACAATTAG
- a CDS encoding GTP-binding protein — MNLVNISGPPSSGKTSVILKTIEAIKKRGLKVGVVKFDCLYTDDDVLYGKAGVPVKKGLSGSLCPDHYFVSNIEEVVQWGVKENLDLLITESAGLCNRCSPYIKGIKAICVIDNLSGINTPKKIGPMIKTADIIVITKGDIVSQAEREVFASRVNSVNPQAIIIFVNGLTGQGAFELSTLVYDEGLDIETVKGKELKFPMPSSLCSYCLGETRIGDEYQMGNVRKIKIGDGNA; from the coding sequence ATGAATTTAGTAAATATATCAGGTCCTCCATCCTCAGGAAAGACCTCTGTAATATTAAAAACTATCGAAGCCATTAAAAAAAGAGGCTTAAAGGTAGGCGTAGTTAAATTTGACTGTCTTTATACAGATGATGATGTTTTATATGGGAAGGCGGGAGTTCCAGTAAAAAAAGGTTTATCAGGTTCCTTGTGTCCAGACCATTATTTTGTTAGCAATATTGAAGAAGTAGTTCAATGGGGAGTCAAGGAGAATCTTGATTTACTTATAACTGAAAGTGCAGGTTTATGCAATAGATGCTCTCCATATATTAAAGGGATAAAAGCAATCTGCGTCATCGATAACCTTAGTGGAATAAATACTCCTAAAAAAATAGGCCCTATGATAAAAACTGCTGACATAATAGTTATAACAAAAGGCGATATAGTATCCCAAGCAGAAAGAGAAGTTTTTGCTTCAAGAGTTAACTCTGTAAATCCTCAAGCAATAATTATTTTTGTTAATGGATTAACAGGACAAGGAGCTTTTGAACTTAGCACTCTTGTGTATGACGAAGGTTTAGATATTGAAACTGTAAAGGGTAAAGAATTAAAATTCCCAATGCCTTCTTCATTATGCTCCTATTGTTTAGGGGAGACAAGGATTGGAGACGAATATCAAATGGGTAATGTAAGAAAGATAAAAATAGGTGATGGCAATGCTTAA
- the yfcE gene encoding phosphodiesterase: MKIMIASDIHGSAYYCKMMIEAYEREQADKLLLLGDILYHGPRNDLPKDYNPKQVIEMLNDMKESILCVRGNCDTEVDQMVLKFPIMADYCILYIEEQMIFATHGHNFNEENLPPLHKGDILLHGHTHVPKCVDKEEYIYMNPGSVSIPKENSSNGYMIIENNEFIWKDFEGRIYNQY; the protein is encoded by the coding sequence ATGAAAATAATGATAGCGTCTGATATTCATGGATCAGCATACTATTGCAAAATGATGATAGAGGCATATGAGAGAGAACAAGCGGATAAACTTTTGCTATTAGGAGACATTCTTTATCATGGACCAAGAAATGATCTGCCGAAAGATTATAATCCAAAGCAAGTAATTGAAATGTTAAATGATATGAAGGAATCTATTTTATGTGTTAGGGGAAATTGTGATACTGAGGTTGATCAGATGGTATTAAAATTCCCGATTATGGCGGACTACTGTATTCTTTATATAGAGGAGCAAATGATATTTGCTACCCACGGACATAATTTTAATGAGGAAAATCTTCCACCATTACATAAAGGCGATATTTTGTTACATGGGCATACTCATGTGCCTAAGTGTGTTGATAAGGAGGAATATATTTATATGAATCCAGGATCTGTATCTATACCTAAGGAGAATAGTAGTAATGGGTACATGATTATAGAAAATAATGAATTCATTTGGAAAGATTTTGAGGGTAGAATTTATAATCAATACTAA
- a CDS encoding ABC transporter permease, translated as MLAIALSTFKEIYRKKIFHFIGILTILYLILLSIIFRYIGKNINMNDSVISMISGFSSIISILGFYFSSMLVAFLTVMLSIGIVSSEIESGTVLTILTKPIKRSSYIIGKYFGTAVLIILYSAILFIAVILLSTMTKISIIETFGIVALAKGFLFFILEPLTILALALYGSTIFKTLNNGILIIAIYILGTIGGVIEQVGTFTSNSSLSTLGIISSLISPFEVVYRKMISTIFTSLGAFSPLMGFGMTGGASTTPSGWMIVYVFAYLIFFILMSIMNFRKKDIG; from the coding sequence ATGTTGGCCATCGCACTGTCAACCTTTAAAGAAATCTATAGAAAGAAAATCTTTCATTTTATAGGCATACTAACTATATTGTATCTTATCCTATTATCAATAATATTCAGATATATAGGAAAAAACATAAATATGAATGATAGCGTAATAAGCATGATTTCGGGTTTTTCCTCTATAATCTCTATACTAGGATTTTATTTTTCAAGCATGCTTGTAGCCTTTTTAACTGTTATGCTGTCTATAGGCATAGTATCTTCCGAAATAGAAAGTGGTACTGTTTTGACCATTTTAACAAAGCCGATTAAAAGAAGTTCATATATTATTGGAAAATATTTTGGCACAGCTGTTCTTATTATTTTATACAGTGCTATTCTTTTTATAGCAGTAATTCTTCTATCAACTATGACTAAAATATCTATTATTGAAACCTTCGGGATAGTAGCTTTAGCTAAAGGTTTCTTGTTCTTTATCCTTGAACCTCTAACTATATTAGCTCTAGCTCTTTATGGAAGTACTATATTTAAAACTTTAAACAATGGAATCTTAATAATTGCTATATACATCCTTGGGACAATAGGCGGAGTAATAGAACAAGTTGGAACATTTACTAGCAACTCTTCCCTTTCCACCTTAGGAATAATTTCTAGCTTAATTTCCCCTTTTGAAGTAGTTTATAGAAAAATGATTTCTACTATTTTTACCTCCTTAGGGGCATTTAGTCCACTAATGGGCTTTGGCATGACTGGAGGAGCTTCAACTACTCCAAGTGGCTGGATGATAGTTTATGTATTCGCATATCTAATATTTTTCATTCTTATGAGCATTATGAACTTTAGAAAAAAAGACATAGGATAA
- a CDS encoding C40 family peptidase translates to MNKRFFIFQKAINLFKNFIPYNICIINDSVVDVYRSAKTNSERVTQTLLCQEVNIEREILGWTKVEVVDGYIGWVKSDKIYKTINNPLPTKVVIKSKMKSIFSAMNGTSIIKEITLGTELPVIEKINNWYKVDLTMNRIGWLEDTDTLETASGTHILKTTGIDFVDTAKKFLGVPYLWGGVSAWGIDCSGLTYICCRVNGVDLPRDAQPQYYSISTSINPNPSDMKPGDLLFFSSKPDSKKYLNLISHVGIYIGNNDFIHASGSIGSVTITSLSDEYFTKRLVGVKRVFEN, encoded by the coding sequence TTGAATAAACGTTTCTTTATATTCCAGAAGGCAATAAACCTTTTTAAAAATTTCATACCCTACAATATTTGCATTATTAATGACTCTGTTGTTGATGTTTATAGATCTGCAAAGACTAATTCTGAAAGAGTAACTCAAACACTCCTTTGTCAAGAAGTTAATATAGAAAGAGAAATCTTAGGTTGGACAAAAGTCGAAGTAGTCGATGGGTACATTGGTTGGGTTAAATCAGATAAAATATATAAAACCATTAATAATCCTCTTCCTACAAAAGTTGTAATAAAATCCAAGATGAAAAGTATTTTTTCAGCAATGAATGGAACTTCAATAATAAAAGAAATAACTTTAGGAACAGAACTACCTGTTATAGAAAAAATAAACAACTGGTATAAAGTAGATCTCACTATGAATAGGATAGGTTGGTTAGAAGATACTGATACACTAGAAACAGCATCGGGAACTCATATTCTTAAAACTACAGGTATTGATTTTGTAGACACCGCAAAAAAATTTTTAGGAGTCCCTTATCTTTGGGGTGGAGTGAGTGCATGGGGTATTGATTGTTCTGGTTTAACCTATATTTGTTGCCGTGTTAATGGTGTTGATTTGCCAAGAGATGCACAACCTCAATATTATTCGATTTCTACCTCCATAAATCCTAATCCCTCAGATATGAAACCTGGCGATCTTTTATTTTTCAGTTCAAAACCTGATTCAAAAAAATATTTAAATCTGATTTCTCATGTTGGCATTTATATCGGTAACAATGATTTTATACACGCAAGCGGCAGTATTGGATCGGTTACTATAACCTCCTTATCTGATGAATATTTTACAAAAAGACTTGTAGGAGTTAAAAGAGTTTTTGAAAACTAA
- a CDS encoding protein adenylyltransferase SelO, with product MTETKETIEIGWNLDNSYESLPEIFFTKQGLSPITSPKLIILNAPLATFLGLNVQALQSEEGIANLVGNKIPKGASPLTQAYAGHQFGSFTMLGDGRALLLGEQITPQGEKVDIQLKGSGRTRYSRGGDGRAALGPMLREYIISEAMYGLGIPTTRSLAVVTTGEPIIRETEQPGAILTRIAASHIRVGTFQYASQWGEREELKALADYTIQRHFPEGINNENKYLFLLKEVINRQAQLIVKWQLVGFIHGVMNTDNMTISGETIDYGPCAFMDTYDPATVFSSIDVYGRYAYGNQPNIAVWNLARLAETLLPLLHSDQEQAVEIAQEEVSNFAQLYQNNWFAGMRAKLGIFNEEPEDKILIEELLGMMHKHSADYTNTFRALTLDMCSHTELFTSPEFKHWYQKWQERLSRQQESKDSVQQLMKKNNPAIIPRNHRVEAAIEAAVKNGDYSVMEQLLDALSNPFEYSEKQEEYAKLPKPSKQKYKTFCGT from the coding sequence ATGACAGAAACAAAAGAAACAATCGAGATAGGATGGAACTTAGACAATAGCTATGAAAGTTTGCCAGAAATATTTTTTACAAAGCAGGGATTAAGTCCTATAACTTCACCAAAATTAATTATTCTTAATGCCCCATTAGCAACTTTCTTAGGGTTAAATGTTCAAGCTCTTCAAAGTGAAGAAGGTATAGCAAATTTAGTAGGTAATAAGATTCCAAAAGGAGCATCGCCTCTAACGCAAGCATATGCAGGACATCAATTTGGAAGTTTTACTATGCTAGGGGATGGGCGTGCTTTATTGCTTGGTGAGCAAATTACTCCTCAAGGAGAGAAGGTTGATATTCAACTAAAAGGTTCTGGTAGAACTAGATATTCTAGAGGTGGTGATGGAAGGGCAGCCCTTGGTCCGATGCTAAGAGAATATATAATCAGTGAAGCAATGTATGGACTTGGTATACCCACTACTCGTAGCTTGGCAGTAGTAACAACTGGTGAGCCGATAATTCGAGAAACAGAGCAACCAGGTGCTATCTTGACACGTATAGCAGCTAGCCATATTCGTGTTGGTACTTTTCAATATGCATCTCAATGGGGAGAGAGAGAAGAACTAAAAGCATTAGCTGATTATACAATACAAAGACACTTTCCAGAGGGAATTAATAATGAGAATAAATATCTTTTCTTGCTTAAGGAAGTAATTAATAGGCAGGCGCAATTAATAGTGAAATGGCAATTAGTTGGATTTATCCATGGAGTAATGAATACCGATAACATGACTATTAGTGGAGAAACTATTGATTATGGCCCTTGTGCTTTTATGGATACTTATGATCCAGCAACAGTGTTTAGTTCTATCGATGTCTATGGGCGTTATGCTTATGGAAATCAACCGAATATTGCAGTGTGGAATCTTGCTAGACTTGCTGAAACGCTACTGCCTTTATTACATAGTGATCAAGAGCAAGCTGTAGAAATAGCACAAGAGGAAGTTTCTAATTTTGCTCAGTTATATCAAAATAATTGGTTTGCAGGAATGAGAGCAAAATTGGGAATCTTTAATGAAGAACCAGAAGATAAGATTCTTATAGAAGAACTTCTAGGTATGATGCATAAGCATAGTGCTGATTATACAAATACTTTTAGGGCATTAACATTAGATATGTGCTCGCATACAGAACTATTTACCTCACCGGAATTTAAGCATTGGTATCAGAAATGGCAGGAAAGATTAAGTAGACAACAGGAATCTAAGGACTCAGTGCAGCAATTAATGAAGAAGAATAATCCTGCGATAATTCCGCGTAATCATCGGGTAGAAGCAGCAATAGAAGCAGCTGTGAAAAATGGAGATTATAGTGTGATGGAGCAATTGCTAGACGCACTTTCAAATCCCTTTGAATATTCAGAAAAACAAGAAGAATACGCTAAGTTACCTAAGCCAAGTAAACAAAAATATAAAACTTTTTGTGGTACTTAG
- a CDS encoding asparaginase, protein MEQLAVLTRSGYVESIHYGYICVVDSSGKIIKEIGDSNTKIYFRSSAKPIQAVPVIESGASQHFGFTKKEISIMCSSHSGQIMHQDTVTEMLKKIGEEANVLKCGIMIPYNKEEANRLQSSKEKPSVLHCSCSAKHVGMLTLAKYKNYSIDDYNRIDHPAQHEILNTISYFTDYNEENITVGIDGCGAPIYIIPIYNIALSYARIMNFANDENSKYHKACKTIIESMIEYPEMVAGDEEFCTELMRFTNGKLIGKVGSEAVYCVGIKDKGIGICVKIIDGNERAVYPVVMQILKELNILDKNELNNLQHWSRVELKNNLDEVIGDILPSFQLLNKYKLGDKVADTSV, encoded by the coding sequence ATGGAACAATTAGCTGTGCTTACGAGAAGTGGCTATGTAGAAAGTATACATTATGGCTACATTTGTGTAGTAGATAGTTCTGGAAAAATAATAAAAGAAATTGGGGATAGCAATACAAAGATATATTTTAGATCTTCAGCAAAACCCATACAGGCAGTCCCAGTTATAGAGTCTGGTGCCTCTCAGCATTTTGGTTTTACAAAGAAAGAAATATCAATTATGTGTTCATCACATAGCGGACAGATTATGCATCAAGATACGGTTACTGAAATGTTAAAAAAAATTGGTGAAGAAGCTAATGTGTTAAAGTGTGGGATTATGATTCCTTATAATAAGGAAGAAGCTAATAGGTTGCAGAGTAGCAAAGAAAAGCCTTCAGTGCTGCATTGTAGTTGTTCTGCAAAACATGTTGGTATGCTTACATTAGCAAAGTACAAAAATTATTCAATAGATGATTATAATAGGATAGACCATCCAGCTCAACATGAAATATTAAACACGATTTCATATTTCACAGACTATAATGAGGAAAACATTACGGTTGGTATCGACGGATGTGGAGCACCAATATACATAATTCCAATATACAACATTGCCTTATCCTATGCTAGAATTATGAATTTTGCAAATGATGAAAATAGCAAGTATCATAAAGCGTGTAAAACAATTATAGAATCAATGATAGAATATCCAGAAATGGTAGCTGGTGATGAAGAATTTTGTACGGAATTAATGAGGTTTACAAATGGAAAGTTAATTGGAAAGGTTGGAAGTGAGGCAGTATACTGTGTTGGTATAAAAGATAAGGGTATAGGAATTTGTGTGAAAATTATTGATGGAAATGAAAGAGCCGTATATCCAGTAGTTATGCAGATATTAAAAGAACTTAATATATTAGACAAGAATGAATTAAATAATCTGCAACATTGGAGCAGAGTTGAATTAAAGAATAATTTAGACGAAGTAATAGGGGATATACTACCTAGTTTTCAGTTACTTAATAAATATAAGTTGGGTGATAAAGTAGCTGACACAAGTGTATAG
- a CDS encoding ATP-binding cassette domain-containing protein, which translates to MLKIEELEKEKIKDLEKQYPFILSFFENNKLDVKGYKEYTFQEYLKHFTQEEIEEWAIDIEKMKIDLEIFINQMLEFLGVEKDRVDSITIIAGKDKYGNKENFDKLTINKSEIISIVGPTGAGKSRLLADIEWAANKDTPTERVILINGEFPDKSLRFSTSNKLVAQLSQNMNFIMDLSVKEFIELHARSRMIDNEEEVTNKILEAANELAGEKFNLDTPITGLSGGQSRALMIADTAILSTSPIVLIDEIENAGIDRKRALNLLVSKEKIVLMATHDPSLALMADKRIVIKNGGIYKVIETDREEKSILEELERMDTIISKMRTNLRNGDILEKEKV; encoded by the coding sequence ATGCTTAAGATAGAAGAATTAGAAAAAGAAAAAATTAAGGACCTTGAGAAACAATATCCTTTTATACTGTCTTTCTTTGAAAATAACAAATTAGACGTAAAGGGTTATAAAGAATATACTTTTCAAGAATATTTAAAGCACTTTACCCAAGAAGAAATTGAAGAATGGGCAATAGATATAGAGAAGATGAAAATTGATTTAGAAATTTTTATTAATCAAATGCTGGAATTCTTAGGAGTAGAAAAAGATAGAGTAGATTCTATAACTATAATTGCCGGTAAAGATAAGTATGGAAATAAAGAGAATTTTGATAAGTTAACTATTAATAAAAGCGAAATAATATCTATAGTGGGACCAACAGGAGCTGGAAAAAGTAGATTGTTAGCAGATATAGAATGGGCAGCTAACAAAGATACTCCAACGGAAAGAGTAATATTAATTAATGGAGAATTTCCAGATAAAAGCCTTAGATTTTCTACAAGCAATAAATTAGTAGCTCAATTATCACAGAATATGAATTTTATTATGGACTTATCCGTAAAAGAATTTATAGAATTACATGCAAGAAGCCGAATGATTGATAATGAAGAGGAGGTTACTAATAAAATATTAGAAGCAGCAAATGAATTGGCTGGTGAGAAGTTTAATTTAGATACACCTATAACTGGCTTAAGTGGTGGCCAATCCAGAGCTTTAATGATAGCAGATACTGCAATTTTGAGTACTTCACCCATAGTACTTATTGATGAAATAGAAAATGCAGGAATTGATAGAAAAAGAGCTTTAAATCTTCTTGTAAGCAAGGAAAAAATTGTTTTGATGGCAACTCATGATCCGAGCCTGGCTCTTATGGCAGATAAAAGGATTGTAATTAAGAATGGTGGTATTTATAAAGTCATAGAAACAGATAGAGAAGAGAAAAGCATATTAGAAGAATTAGAAAGAATGGATACTATTATTAGTAAAATGAGAACAAACCTTAGAAATGGTGATATATTAGAAAAAGAAAAAGTTTAA
- the ybaK gene encoding Cys-tRNA(Pro) deacylase, with protein sequence MAKQKEIKTNAMRILDKLKIEYNHQSYECDEFVDGLDTAEKLNLPYEQVYKTLVTVGSSKEYFVFVIPIDKELDMKKAAKAVGEKSIAMINIKDLNSVTGYVRGGCTSIGMKKQYKTIISDTAEALGKIYVSAGKVGVQLQLTPNDLCRAANAVYGDIIVEHQ encoded by the coding sequence ATGGCAAAACAAAAGGAAATTAAAACTAATGCCATGCGCATTTTGGATAAATTAAAAATTGAGTACAATCATCAATCCTATGAATGTGACGAATTCGTAGATGGCTTGGATACTGCAGAAAAGTTGAATCTTCCATATGAACAAGTTTATAAAACGTTAGTTACCGTAGGGAGTAGTAAGGAATACTTTGTATTTGTGATTCCAATTGATAAAGAACTGGATATGAAGAAAGCGGCAAAGGCTGTGGGAGAAAAATCTATTGCAATGATAAATATAAAGGATTTGAATAGTGTAACGGGATATGTCCGTGGAGGATGCACTTCTATTGGTATGAAAAAACAGTATAAAACTATTATAAGTGATACGGCAGAAGCTTTAGGTAAAATATATGTGAGTGCAGGAAAAGTTGGTGTACAATTACAACTTACTCCTAATGATTTGTGTAGGGCTGCAAATGCTGTTTATGGCGATATAATAGTTGAACATCAGTAA
- a CDS encoding GAF domain-containing protein yields the protein MDKLLVKQMEALITKEDWLITNLSNASALLWSELQDINWAGFYLIRDGELVLGPFQGKVACTHIALGKGVCGTAAVEDSTKRIENVHDFPGHIACDSASNSEIVIPIHSSKGTVVGVLDIDSPLFGRFSVEDQEILEDIVKIVEKAFD from the coding sequence ATGGATAAATTATTGGTTAAGCAAATGGAAGCATTGATTACAAAAGAAGATTGGCTTATAACTAATCTTTCTAATGCATCTGCATTGTTATGGAGTGAGCTTCAAGATATTAATTGGGCTGGATTTTATCTTATTAGAGATGGAGAATTGGTTTTAGGACCTTTTCAAGGTAAAGTTGCATGTACTCATATAGCTTTAGGAAAAGGTGTATGTGGAACTGCTGCTGTAGAAGATTCTACAAAACGTATAGAAAATGTTCACGATTTTCCAGGACATATTGCTTGTGACAGTGCTTCTAATTCAGAAATTGTTATTCCTATTCACAGCAGTAAGGGAACCGTTGTAGGAGTATTAGATATAGATAGTCCTTTATTTGGACGTTTTTCAGTTGAAGATCAAGAAATTTTAGAAGACATAGTAAAAATAGTTGAAAAAGCTTTTGATTAA